GGTACTCGGGCAGCGGCGGAGCATCCGTTGAGTATGTCAAATACGTGAAACCGCCGTAGGTTTCGGTGCGAGGTTTGAACAGTCCGTGGTCGGCGCGCGAGAAGTGCTCACTGTAGCGCTGCCCGTCGGGGACATTGATCAGAGCACCTTGGTTGTCATAGGCCCAGCCATGGTAGAAGCAGACGAAGTTCTTACGGTTGCCCCGCCGCTCCCGGCATACTTCCGCTCCGCGGTGGCGACAGGTATTGAGCATCACCTGGATTCCACCGTCGCGGTCGCGTGCGTAGATGACGGTACGGCCACCCACCCGCCGAGTTTGAAAGTCGTTGGGCCGTGGAATTTCCGACTCATGGCCGACGTAGAGCCAACACTTGGCGAAGATTTCCTCTTGCTCGCGCCGGAAGATCTCCTCGGAGGTGAAAGCCGATCGGTGCACACGGAAGAGGTTCTTCTCGCGGTCGTCGACGACCAGCGATCGTGATTGCGCATGGATCATGCTGTTGCCTTTCGTCATTTCCGAGTCACCGTTCATGAGCTCGCCGGTAACAGGGGAGCGCCCGGGGTCGGGCTCACCGCGGCCGTGGCCGCCGGGTCGGCCACGGTGAGTACCCGCGTCGAGGGTTCGATTGCGATCTCGGGCAGCGGCGATAACCAGATATCGGTGGTCTCGGCCGACATTGGCAGGACCCGAGTTCGGTGGGTGGCATCGTCGACCTGAGGATGCCCAGTACAGAACTCGACCGCGAATCCGCGCTCCTCGTCTTTCATGTATACGCCGATCGACCCCGACGGGGCGTGGCGCAGCAGGTCGTCGCGCAGCTTGACTCCGTGGCGTAGTGCGTTGTTGCGGAAGCGCATGACATCGTCGATTGACTCGACCTGAATGCAGAAATGGTTGAACGCCGAGCGTGGAGCGCGAATGAGGACTAGTGAGTGATGGTAGCGGTCACCGGCGCGCATGAAGACCACGTTGTCGGCGATCCAGTCGGAAGGTTTGAAGGCGAGCACCTCCTGATGGAAGCGCGCCGCGTGATCGAATTCGGCCGTGGCCCATCCGGCGTGCAGGAACTTTTCCATGGTCACACCGGTGTTGACCGGCGCAACGCCGCGTTCGTGCATCCCTGAGTAGACTTCGATGTCCGTGCCACCTGGGTCGGTGAAGCGCAGCCAGTGCGACACCCGATCCGACCGGGGGTCGCCGCCTTCGGTGAATTCGATGCCCCAGTTCGTGAGACCGTCGCGGATGGCCGGGTACGACTCCTCGCCCGTGACCTCATACCCGATGCGTTTAACGCCTTGCCTCGTGCCCTCTTCGAGTCGGATCCAGTGATGGTCGCGTCCGCCCGTCATGAAAGCGGTGCGCCCGACGACTTCGGTCAGGTCCAGTCGTGCAAAGCGCGAATAGAACGCGGTGGCTTCAGCAAGATTGTTGACACCGATAACCAGGTAGCCGAACTTGTGGATGAGATCCATGACTGTCCTCTCGGATGGTGAGCCTGGTGCTCAAGCGGCACGCGCCTTGGCTGTGTGGCCGTTTAGTTGACTGTGGATCGTGTTCGCACGCCGCACCAATTTGATCGTTCCATCACGCGGTCGCCAGATCATCGACCGATTCCGGACGGGCACACGCATTGCTTCGCGCACCTGACCGACACCCAGCATGGCTCTTGCCGTCTAAAATTTCAACGCTAACGTTGACGAATGACGACCGCGGAGCGTAGTGTAACCCGTGTCACAGACCGCGCCAGCCGGTCGTTCACACGTCATTCCGCAGATGGGGAGCGCAGATGGCCTTAGCAGCGCCGAGTCCGGCACATCCAGTTGAGCCATCAGGCGGCGCGGCGGTTATGGATGAGCAGTCGCGCAACAACGGGATTGGTCTGGCCACCAGCGTGGGTAAGGCATTAGCTGTTCTGGACAGTTTCCGTGGCGGGGGGGCACGGTTGGGTGTTTCGCAAATCGCGGCGCGTGCCCAGATCCCGAAGAGCACAGCCCACCGACTGCTGAACGTCCTCGTCGACCACGGGTACGTCGATCGCCTGGATGCGCGCTACCAGCTTGGCCGCGCCGCATTCGAACTGGGCAATTCTGTCGCTGAATGCCGTCCCCGCAGCCTACGGGCCGTAGCGATTCCGTTCATGATTGACCTGCACCGCAGCTTCGGCGCGACTGTGCATTTGGCGGTGCTGGACGGGATGGACGTTCTCTACGTCGAGAAGATCTATGGCCACAACGGTGTTGACGTTCCCAGCCAGGTGGGCGGGCGGGTTCCAGCGCTGTGCACTGCGCTCGGGAAGGCGATTGCGGCGCGGTCCGACGAGGTGACCGTGGCGCGCATCCTCGGCGCCGGGGTACCGCGCCTCACGCCGAAGACCATCACACATACTGCGCTGGTGAAGATGGCATTAGATCGGGCACGGCAGAGCGGTGTGGCCCACGACTTGGAAGGTTCTGCCCCAGGAGCGCGTTGTGTGGCCGCGCCCATTATTCGTCGCGGTTCCTATGAGGTACTCGGAGCGATTTCGCTGAGTTTCGCGATCAGTGAGAAGCTTCCGACCACGGTCGAGGTCCGGTTGATTCAGGCGGCCACCGCAATCGGCGTTCGCTGCCCATAGAGATAGGCCGCAGCGGTCCGTCAGGCGTGATCCGTTTCCACTGAGCGGTATTGCGACTGGCGCTGATGTGCGGCTCGCGTCCGACACTAAAGCGATGAATGTGGTTATAGCAGGTGCGTCGCTGGCCGGCTTGCGAACGGCAGAGGCGCTGCGGTCACGCGGATACCAGGGTTCGATTGCCCTCGTCGGCGCGGAGGCCGAGTTACCCTACGACCGGCCGCCGCTATCAAAAGACTTTCTTGGCGAGGCACATTCGGACCAAGCGCCATTGCTGCGGTCGGCGGACACCCTAGACGTACTGGAGCTTGATCTGCGTCTTGAGACGAGAGTGGAATCGCTGGATGCGGCGCGTCGGGTGGTAAGACTGTCAGACGGCGATCAATTGCCTTTCGACTCTTTGGTTATCGCGACCGGTGCTGATGCACGGACATTGCCGGTTGCGCAGGGACTCGAAGGTGTACATGTCCTGAGGACTCTCGCCGATGCCCGCGAGCTACGTGCGGCGCTGGACAGAAGCAGCCATCTGCTGGTCGTCGGCGGTGGATTCATCGGAGCCGAGGTGGCGGCCGCGGCGCGCCTACGCGGGATTGATGTTGACTTGATCGAAGTTTTACCCGCGCCGATGTCTGCCGTCCTGGGCGCAACGGCGGGCAATCTGCTCGGTCAGCTGCACCGTGCCGAGGGGGTGAGGCTGCATTGCGGGACGACGGTGACCGCTGTCAAGGGCAGTGGGCGCGTTGAGCGCGTGGAGTTGTCTGATGGGTCGGCCATCGATGTCGACTTGATGGTCCTAGGCCTCGGAGTAACACCGGCGACCGGCTGGCTGCGGGGAAGCGGTCTGGACATCGTCGACGGTGTGAAGTGCGATGCCCGGTTGCGCGCCGTCGGGTGGCCCAACATCTACGCCGCCGGCGACGTTGCACGATGGGACCACCCTTTGTTCGGCGAGTCTGTGCGGGTGGAGCATTGGACGAACGCCAATGAGCATGCTGACGTCGTCGCAGCGTCGATCCTCGGCGTAGACAAGGACGCGCGAAGCGTGCCGTACGTCTGGTCGGACCAGTACGCGCATCGGATACAGATCGTCGGGAGGCCGGGCTGCGCAGACGACGTGATCGTCCGGGCTGACCCCGGGCAACGACGCCATGTGGTGGCCTATCAACGACGCGCGCGTCTTGTCGGCGTGCTCACGGTGAATGCGCCGCGTGTCATGCTGAAAGGCCGGAAGGCCATTTTGAGCGGCAGCTCAGCCGAGGAGCTGCTCACCGGCCCGCCAGCCTGATCCGGGACGTCGTGTCCTGCCGGGGGGCACGCCGTCGCCGTCCTGCGCATCGGTCACATCGCCGGGCAGAACCTGAGGGCCCCGGTTGAGTACCGCCGTCGTGGCCTGTCCTCGAACGAACCATACGTCGGCGTTGTCGTCGGGCTGCAGGGGCTCGATCTCGACCGATGTGTACGGTTGACCGTCAGCGTCGTGCAATCCGATCGTAATGTGGATGGCGCACCCGTCGGTCTGGATGCGCAGCAATTTGTCCGCGCCACCCGCGTGGTGCTCGACGATCCGCATGTTGCCTCACGCACATCCCGCTGAAATTGCCGGATTTGGCTAGACGGTCGCCGGACGGCGTGCCTCGACCAGAGCGGGATTCTCCGGCCGCCGCGTTGAAACCCCCGCCGCCCGAGCGGTTTCACGGCTGACTATGCCGTCGCGGAAGAACTCGACGAAAACACGGGCGAACAGCTCCGGCTGGTCTGTTTGTCCCTGGTGTCCGCAATCGTCGGGGTAAAAGAATTGAACTTTCGGCAGTGCGTCCTCCACGCGATATCCCAGTTCCTCGACCGGGAGGATGACGTCGTTCCGTCCGTACAGGCACAGGCCGGGGATCTCGAGCTTGTCCAGCCTGTCCTTCGTGGACATGCACGTGGCGACATCGGCCGGAATTTCGCCGTGCAGAGTGGCTTTCTGCCAGGCAATCCAGGACTGTTCGTGCACGTCGGCCGACCGCATCCGCATCTCCAACAAGTCGTCGGTGATGGCCTCGCGATGATGGATGATCGAGTTCATCATCTTGATCATTGTGTCCCGTGTGCCGTCCCAGCCCACCTCTTTGCGTAAGTCCTGCTGCCCGAACGGCACGAGGTCGCCGACAGGTCCAGCGATGAGGACGAACCGCTTCACCCGATGAGGAAATCGAACCAGGTAATGAGCCGTGTTGATGCAACCCATCGAGTTGCCCGACAGAAAGAACTCGTCGAGGCACAGTGCTTCGACAAACCGTTCGAGAAAGTTCGCATGTGAATAGGGCCCGTGGATCGGCCAGTATTCGGGCCGAGGATCGGATAGTCCGAACCCGGGTTGATCGGGACAGTAGACGCGAAATCCCGCTTGAGCAATCAACGGAGCCAGTATCCGCCAGCCGGCCAGCCCTGATGAGCCGGGGATGCCCCCATGCAGGAGGACCACGGCTGGGCCGGTCTCTCCGGAGGTCATGTAGTGAGCTCGCTCGCCGTTCGCGAGTCGAACCCAGCGGCTGAGCATGCCCGGTACCTCGATCAACCCTTCATCGGTCAGCGCCACTGCGCTTCTCCTTTCCATGCCCGACAACTGCGCCAGCAATGTGGTGCCAGCGCCTTGCATGGTTGTCCGCGAGGGCGGTCACGACAAGCCCGTGATTTCGACATACGGAACGCATTATGCCGCCAGGCATTTGGCTTGCGTTCCGCGTGGACGGCGCCGACGTTTCGGTGTACGGAACGCGCCGGTCGGCGATCGGTGCGCGACATACGTAGCGTTCTGGTTGCGCCGACGTTCGCCCGCCCCAGTGCTGCGTCGAAGACGCGGCCAATGGAGGTGCTATGGATACCACTTCGGCCTCCGTCATTGGGGTCAACGAGGCGCAGACCATCAAACTCGGTGGTTGGTCGGTGTTCCTGTTCTTGATGCTGTTCGGAATCGGATGGGGCATCTTGGGGCGCAACATCCCCCCGTACAGTCCCTCGCTGACCGCCGCGGAGATTTCTGCGGTGTTCCGCGACCACGCTGGCCCGATGCGGATAGGGCTGGCGCTGGGGGCATTCTCGACGACCTTCCTCATGACCTGGGCGGTCGCTCTGTTCCGGCTGTTAATTCACATCGAGCGTGGCGGCAAGATTCTGTCTTACCTGCAGCTGATGGGTGGAAGCCTGACCGCCATGGTGCCGCTGTTCGCGTGCATTACCTGGTTAACGGCGGCATTCCGGCCCGAGCAGGATCCAAACGTCGTACGCATGCTCTACGACTTGGGTTGGCTGATAATGGATATCGGCTTCGGGATAACCATTGTGCAGTACGTCGCACTTGGGATCATCGCCATTCGAGATCAGCGCGACGTCATCATTTTTCCCAAATGGCTTGGCTGGCTTGGCATCTGGATAGGCACCGAGTTTGCAGTTGAGCTGGTGATGCCCAGCTTCCGCGCGGGGCCATTTGCATGGGACGGATTGTTCGCCTACTGGATCCCCTTCTTCGTACCCTTTGCGTGGATGGTGATGGTCGCGGTTTGCATGATCCGTGGCACCGACAGACTGGCGA
This genomic window from Mycobacterium saskatchewanense contains:
- a CDS encoding VOC family protein → MDLIHKFGYLVIGVNNLAEATAFYSRFARLDLTEVVGRTAFMTGGRDHHWIRLEEGTRQGVKRIGYEVTGEESYPAIRDGLTNWGIEFTEGGDPRSDRVSHWLRFTDPGGTDIEVYSGMHERGVAPVNTGVTMEKFLHAGWATAEFDHAARFHQEVLAFKPSDWIADNVVFMRAGDRYHHSLVLIRAPRSAFNHFCIQVESIDDVMRFRNNALRHGVKLRDDLLRHAPSGSIGVYMKDEERGFAVEFCTGHPQVDDATHRTRVLPMSAETTDIWLSPLPEIAIEPSTRVLTVADPAATAAVSPTPGAPLLPASS
- a CDS encoding alpha/beta fold hydrolase, with the protein product MALTDEGLIEVPGMLSRWVRLANGERAHYMTSGETGPAVVLLHGGIPGSSGLAGWRILAPLIAQAGFRVYCPDQPGFGLSDPRPEYWPIHGPYSHANFLERFVEALCLDEFFLSGNSMGCINTAHYLVRFPHRVKRFVLIAGPVGDLVPFGQQDLRKEVGWDGTRDTMIKMMNSIIHHREAITDDLLEMRMRSADVHEQSWIAWQKATLHGEIPADVATCMSTKDRLDKLEIPGLCLYGRNDVILPVEELGYRVEDALPKVQFFYPDDCGHQGQTDQPELFARVFVEFFRDGIVSRETARAAGVSTRRPENPALVEARRPATV
- a CDS encoding NAD(P)/FAD-dependent oxidoreductase, whose amino-acid sequence is MNVVIAGASLAGLRTAEALRSRGYQGSIALVGAEAELPYDRPPLSKDFLGEAHSDQAPLLRSADTLDVLELDLRLETRVESLDAARRVVRLSDGDQLPFDSLVIATGADARTLPVAQGLEGVHVLRTLADARELRAALDRSSHLLVVGGGFIGAEVAAAARLRGIDVDLIEVLPAPMSAVLGATAGNLLGQLHRAEGVRLHCGTTVTAVKGSGRVERVELSDGSAIDVDLMVLGLGVTPATGWLRGSGLDIVDGVKCDARLRAVGWPNIYAAGDVARWDHPLFGESVRVEHWTNANEHADVVAASILGVDKDARSVPYVWSDQYAHRIQIVGRPGCADDVIVRADPGQRRHVVAYQRRARLVGVLTVNAPRVMLKGRKAILSGSSAEELLTGPPA
- a CDS encoding DUF4386 family protein yields the protein MDTTSASVIGVNEAQTIKLGGWSVFLFLMLFGIGWGILGRNIPPYSPSLTAAEISAVFRDHAGPMRIGLALGAFSTTFLMTWAVALFRLLIHIERGGKILSYLQLMGGSLTAMVPLFACITWLTAAFRPEQDPNVVRMLYDLGWLIMDIGFGITIVQYVALGIIAIRDQRDVIIFPKWLGWLGIWIGTEFAVELVMPSFRAGPFAWDGLFAYWIPFFVPFAWMVMVAVCMIRGTDRLATPAVPPFERLGPEITRDQNA
- a CDS encoding IclR family transcriptional regulator gives rise to the protein MDEQSRNNGIGLATSVGKALAVLDSFRGGGARLGVSQIAARAQIPKSTAHRLLNVLVDHGYVDRLDARYQLGRAAFELGNSVAECRPRSLRAVAIPFMIDLHRSFGATVHLAVLDGMDVLYVEKIYGHNGVDVPSQVGGRVPALCTALGKAIAARSDEVTVARILGAGVPRLTPKTITHTALVKMALDRARQSGVAHDLEGSAPGARCVAAPIIRRGSYEVLGAISLSFAISEKLPTTVEVRLIQAATAIGVRCP